In Sinorhizobium mexicanum, one DNA window encodes the following:
- a CDS encoding ABC transporter permease, which translates to MATLRDWLIDDSPASPMQARLGRLYRILGALMHNPLAVVGAIIIVALIFAALFAPWLATHDPLRQALAERLLPPSAEHWMGTDELGRDIWSRVVYGARITLVIVALVAVLAAPAGLVIGVVSGYFGGWVDRVLMGVTDIFLSLPKLILALAFVAALGPGIENAIIAIAITSWPGYARVARAETLTFKNSEFIAAVRLLGASSLRVNLGHVLPLCTSSMIIRVTLDMAGIILTAAGLGFIGLGAQPPLPEWGAMISRGRSFILDQWWVATMPGFAIILVSLGFCFLGDGLRDVLDPKSGEQR; encoded by the coding sequence ATGGCAACGCTTCGCGACTGGCTGATCGACGACAGCCCCGCTTCCCCGATGCAGGCCCGACTTGGCCGGCTCTACCGCATCCTCGGCGCGCTGATGCACAATCCGCTGGCGGTGGTCGGCGCGATCATCATCGTCGCCCTGATCTTCGCAGCACTTTTTGCGCCGTGGCTCGCGACGCACGACCCGCTGCGCCAGGCGCTTGCCGAACGGCTGTTGCCGCCAAGCGCCGAACACTGGATGGGCACGGACGAGCTCGGACGTGATATCTGGTCGCGCGTCGTCTATGGCGCCCGCATCACCCTGGTGATCGTCGCGCTCGTTGCCGTGCTTGCGGCGCCGGCCGGACTCGTCATCGGCGTTGTCTCCGGCTATTTCGGCGGTTGGGTCGATCGCGTCCTGATGGGCGTCACCGATATCTTCCTGTCGCTGCCGAAGCTGATCCTGGCGCTCGCCTTCGTGGCCGCGCTCGGCCCCGGGATCGAAAACGCCATCATCGCCATCGCGATCACCTCCTGGCCCGGCTATGCCCGCGTCGCGCGCGCCGAAACGCTCACGTTCAAGAATTCCGAGTTCATCGCCGCCGTGCGCCTGCTCGGCGCGTCGAGCCTCAGGGTCAATCTCGGCCATGTGCTGCCGCTCTGCACCTCGTCGATGATCATCCGCGTCACCCTCGACATGGCGGGCATCATCCTGACGGCCGCCGGCCTCGGCTTCATCGGCCTCGGCGCCCAGCCCCCGCTGCCGGAATGGGGCGCGATGATCTCGCGCGGACGCTCCTTCATTCTCGATCAATGGTGGGTCGCAACGATGCCGGGCTTCGCGATCATCCTCGTCAGCCTCGGCTTCTGCTTCCTCGGCGATGGTCTGCGCGACGTGCTCGACCCGAAGAGCGGAGAACAGCGCTGA
- a CDS encoding ABC transporter ATP-binding protein: MNPLLEIENLRITFPTARGDIDVVRGVSFTLGRERLGIVGESGSGKSMTGRSILKLVRAPGRVTADKLAFDGIDLHARSEKEMRAIRGARISMVMQDPKFSLNPVMTIGEQIAEALLTHKRLPRREVKDRVHAMLESVRITDPERVARLYPHEVSGGMGQRVMIAMMLIPEPDLLIADEPTSALDVSVQAQVLDIIDELVRRKGMGLIFISHDLNLVSSYCDRILVMNSGEVVEECTAGELMKATHPYTRGLIASIPRLDETRDELPVLDRNAWSKA; this comes from the coding sequence ATGAATCCGCTTCTCGAAATCGAAAACCTGCGCATCACCTTCCCGACGGCACGCGGTGACATCGATGTCGTGCGTGGCGTCTCCTTCACGCTCGGGCGCGAGCGCCTCGGAATCGTCGGCGAAAGCGGCTCCGGCAAATCGATGACCGGCCGCTCGATCCTGAAGCTCGTGCGCGCGCCCGGTCGCGTGACCGCCGACAAGCTCGCCTTCGACGGCATCGATCTTCACGCCCGCTCGGAGAAAGAGATGCGCGCCATCCGCGGCGCCCGCATCTCGATGGTGATGCAGGATCCGAAATTCTCGCTCAATCCGGTGATGACCATCGGCGAGCAGATCGCCGAGGCGCTGCTGACGCACAAACGTCTGCCGCGGCGCGAAGTGAAAGACCGCGTGCATGCGATGCTCGAATCGGTGCGCATCACCGATCCGGAGCGCGTTGCCCGGCTTTACCCGCACGAGGTTTCCGGCGGCATGGGGCAGCGGGTGATGATCGCGATGATGCTCATTCCCGAGCCGGACCTGCTCATTGCCGACGAGCCGACCTCGGCGCTCGACGTCTCGGTCCAGGCACAGGTGCTCGACATCATCGACGAGCTCGTTCGGCGCAAGGGTATGGGGCTGATTTTCATCAGCCACGACCTCAATCTCGTCTCGAGCTATTGCGACCGGATCCTGGTGATGAATAGCGGCGAGGTCGTGGAAGAATGCACGGCCGGCGAATTGATGAAGGCCACACACCCCTATACGCGCGGCCTTATCGCCTCCATTCCGCGTCTCGATGAAACAAGGGACGAGCTGCCCGTGCTCGACCGCAACGCCTGGTCGAAAGCATGA
- a CDS encoding RbsD/FucU family protein, producing the protein MLKNIDPALNADVLHALRSMGHGDTLVISDTNFPSDAIARQTTLGKLLHIDNVSAARAVRAVLSVLPLDTPLQPSAGRMEVMGAPDERPTVQREVQAEIDRAEGKPAPMYGIERFAFYEEAKKAYCVITTGETRFYGCFLFTKGVVPPESA; encoded by the coding sequence ATGCTCAAGAATATCGACCCCGCTCTCAACGCCGACGTACTGCACGCGCTGCGCTCGATGGGTCACGGCGACACGCTGGTCATCTCGGACACCAATTTCCCGTCTGACGCGATCGCGCGCCAGACGACGCTCGGAAAATTGCTGCATATCGACAATGTCTCGGCCGCGCGCGCCGTGAGGGCGGTGCTTTCGGTCCTGCCGCTGGATACGCCGCTGCAACCTTCGGCCGGACGCATGGAAGTGATGGGAGCACCCGACGAGCGTCCGACGGTGCAGCGGGAAGTTCAGGCCGAAATCGATCGCGCCGAGGGCAAGCCGGCGCCGATGTACGGCATCGAGCGCTTCGCTTTCTACGAGGAGGCGAAGAAGGCCTATTGCGTCATCACCACAGGCGAGACGCGCTTCTACGGTTGCTTCCTCTTCACCAAGGGTGTCGTTCCGCCGGAATCCGCCTGA
- a CDS encoding ABC transporter ATP-binding protein — protein MTALSLKDLDIFYGDTQITYNVSLDIAEGESFALVGESGSGKSTVLKAIAGLAPQWTGKISVLGKARGHGVDRGFSRVCQMVFQDPYGSLHPRKTVDATLGEALTIHGIGDRSARVEEVMASVGLDRKFRFRFPHQLSGGQRQRVAIARALMLKPKILLLDEPTSALDVSVQAEILNLLKRLRREQNLTFLMVTHNLPVVSFLCDRLAVMRQGRIVEVAGIDELKRSELKEPYSRELMQISAAHAT, from the coding sequence ATGACCGCTCTCTCTCTCAAAGACCTCGACATCTTCTACGGCGACACGCAGATCACCTACAACGTAAGCCTCGATATCGCCGAGGGCGAAAGCTTCGCGCTCGTCGGCGAAAGTGGCTCAGGCAAGTCCACCGTGCTAAAGGCGATCGCCGGGCTCGCGCCTCAGTGGACCGGCAAGATCAGCGTTCTCGGCAAGGCGCGCGGCCACGGCGTCGACCGCGGCTTCTCTCGGGTCTGCCAGATGGTGTTCCAGGATCCCTATGGTTCGCTGCATCCTCGAAAAACCGTCGACGCAACGCTCGGCGAAGCCCTGACGATCCATGGCATTGGCGACCGCAGCGCCCGGGTCGAAGAGGTCATGGCCTCCGTCGGCCTCGACCGGAAATTCCGCTTCCGCTTTCCGCACCAGCTTTCCGGCGGCCAGCGCCAGCGCGTGGCGATTGCCCGTGCGCTGATGTTGAAGCCAAAGATCCTGCTGCTCGACGAGCCGACCTCGGCGCTCGATGTTTCGGTCCAGGCGGAAATCCTCAACCTGCTCAAGCGACTGCGCCGCGAGCAGAATCTCACATTCCTGATGGTCACCCACAATCTGCCCGTCGTCTCCTTCCTCTGCGACCGGCTGGCCGTCATGCGCCAGGGCCGCATCGTCGAAGTGGCCGGCATCGACGAGCTCAAGCGCAGTGAACTCAAGGAACCTTATTCGCGCGAGCTGATGCAGATCAGCGCCGCACACGCCACCTAG
- a CDS encoding helix-turn-helix domain-containing protein, with protein sequence MTASDDARAAQGSANSASQPRIGALVRARRRQMHMTLQELSDAAGVSVGYLSQVERDLAMPSLGTLAQIARGLDTEISHFILAPAIDTGLSRAEDRMVFSVGGSPVAYERIGADFAGNQLSSFVITIPPGHRSEVFSHEGEEIVFILDGEILFGLDGEQTTLTNGDGLHFRGVQPHYWWNTTDKAARILWTGTLPLFRPRTAASKEPGGAETTGTPALPAKTKPHRKQEKR encoded by the coding sequence GTGACCGCATCGGACGATGCACGCGCCGCACAAGGGAGCGCAAATTCCGCGTCGCAGCCAAGGATCGGCGCGCTCGTCCGTGCGCGCCGGCGGCAGATGCACATGACGCTCCAGGAATTGAGCGACGCAGCCGGTGTTTCGGTCGGCTATCTCAGCCAGGTCGAACGGGATCTCGCCATGCCCTCGCTCGGCACGCTCGCCCAGATCGCACGCGGGCTCGACACCGAGATCAGCCATTTCATCCTGGCCCCGGCAATCGACACCGGTCTCTCGCGCGCTGAAGATCGAATGGTCTTTTCCGTTGGTGGCTCGCCGGTCGCCTACGAGCGCATCGGCGCAGACTTTGCCGGCAACCAGCTTTCGAGCTTCGTCATCACCATCCCGCCGGGCCACCGGTCGGAAGTGTTCAGCCATGAAGGGGAGGAGATCGTCTTCATCCTCGATGGTGAGATCCTCTTCGGCCTCGATGGCGAGCAGACGACGCTGACGAACGGCGACGGGCTGCATTTCAGGGGCGTCCAGCCGCATTACTGGTGGAACACGACCGACAAGGCGGCGCGCATCCTCTGGACCGGAACGCTGCCGCTTTTTAGGCCCCGAACCGCCGCATCGAAGGAACCAGGCGGTGCCGAGACCACGGGAACACCGGCACTGCCTGCAAAAACCAAGCCTCATCGAAAACAGGAGAAGCGATGA
- a CDS encoding OsmC family protein: MAELKVRTRETGATAVVGRTGFPHVMSVTGGELDIVTGPSQPGYGPLDLLYASLASCLVLSARIAASRFGVLDRLTEVSAKVTGEKAHDEPSRVARFDIEFSIKGDFDDTVRQAIAEAAENEICTVSNTLRGNPAFTSRVSH, translated from the coding sequence ATGGCTGAATTGAAGGTAAGGACGAGGGAGACGGGCGCGACTGCCGTCGTCGGGCGGACGGGCTTTCCGCACGTGATGTCGGTCACCGGCGGCGAACTCGATATCGTCACCGGTCCGTCACAGCCGGGTTATGGCCCGCTTGATCTTCTCTATGCTTCGCTGGCGAGTTGCCTGGTGCTCAGCGCCCGCATCGCGGCAAGCCGCTTCGGTGTGCTTGACAGGCTGACGGAAGTCTCCGCGAAGGTCACTGGCGAGAAAGCTCATGACGAGCCGTCGCGTGTTGCACGCTTCGACATCGAATTTTCCATCAAGGGCGATTTCGATGATACCGTTCGCCAAGCGATCGCGGAGGCTGCGGAAAACGAGATCTGCACCGTCAGCAACACGCTGCGCGGCAATCCCGCTTTCACGAGCAGAGTATCGCATTGA
- a CDS encoding FAD-containing oxidoreductase, with product MSKHFDAIIIGAGQAGPSLAGRLTAAGKTVALIERKLFGGTCVNTGCMPTKAMVASAYAIHTARRGAEYGMVTGAVSVDFARVMARKEKVRLDARSGVESWLKSMKNCTVFEGHARFESPTEVRVGDQLISGDEIFINTGGRAAVPDFPGVDEVPYLTNTSVMDLSELPEHLVIIGGSYIGLEFAQMFRRFGSEVTVIEKAQRLIGREDPDVSDAIRDILEKEGVHIRLSAECIRFARHKDGVAAGVDCTSGAPEVIGSHVLLATGRRPNTDDLGLDKAGVKTDARGNIEVDDFLRSSVPHIFAMGDCNGRGAFTHTAYNDFEIVAANLLDNDPRRVTDRIPTYALYIDPPLGRAGMTESDARKSGRKLMIGTRPMTRVGRAVEKGETQGFIKVLVDADTEEILGASILGTGGDEAIQSILDVMYAKRPYTTITRAVHIHPTVSELIPTVFGDLSPA from the coding sequence ATGAGCAAGCACTTCGACGCAATCATCATCGGCGCCGGCCAAGCGGGACCATCGCTCGCCGGGCGGCTGACCGCTGCCGGCAAAACCGTTGCGCTCATCGAACGCAAACTCTTCGGCGGCACCTGCGTCAATACCGGCTGCATGCCGACCAAGGCGATGGTTGCCAGCGCCTACGCAATCCACACAGCCCGCCGCGGCGCCGAATACGGCATGGTGACCGGCGCCGTTTCCGTCGACTTCGCCCGCGTCATGGCGCGCAAGGAAAAGGTTCGGCTCGATGCGCGCTCGGGCGTGGAAAGCTGGCTCAAGAGCATGAAGAACTGCACGGTCTTCGAAGGCCATGCGCGCTTCGAGAGCCCGACGGAGGTCCGCGTCGGCGATCAACTGATTTCCGGCGATGAGATTTTCATCAACACCGGCGGACGTGCCGCCGTTCCGGATTTTCCGGGCGTCGACGAGGTTCCCTATCTCACCAATACTTCGGTGATGGACCTCAGCGAACTCCCGGAGCATCTCGTCATCATAGGCGGCAGCTATATCGGGCTCGAATTCGCCCAGATGTTCCGTCGCTTCGGTTCGGAAGTCACGGTCATCGAGAAGGCGCAGCGCCTGATCGGGCGCGAAGATCCTGACGTCTCCGATGCGATCCGTGACATTCTCGAAAAGGAAGGTGTCCATATCCGCCTCAGTGCCGAATGCATCCGTTTCGCCAGGCACAAGGACGGAGTCGCCGCCGGCGTCGATTGCACGTCAGGGGCTCCGGAGGTCATCGGTTCGCATGTGCTGCTCGCCACAGGCCGCCGGCCGAACACCGACGATCTCGGGCTCGACAAGGCTGGCGTCAAGACCGACGCGCGGGGCAATATCGAGGTCGATGATTTTCTGCGATCGAGCGTTCCGCATATCTTTGCGATGGGCGACTGCAACGGCCGCGGGGCCTTCACCCATACCGCCTACAACGATTTCGAGATCGTTGCCGCCAACCTCCTCGATAACGATCCGCGCCGGGTGACCGACCGGATCCCGACCTACGCGCTTTATATCGACCCGCCGCTCGGTCGCGCAGGGATGACCGAAAGCGACGCCCGCAAGTCCGGCCGCAAGCTCATGATTGGCACACGACCGATGACGCGGGTCGGGCGCGCGGTCGAGAAGGGCGAAACGCAAGGCTTCATCAAGGTGCTCGTCGACGCGGACACTGAGGAAATCCTCGGCGCATCGATCCTCGGCACCGGCGGCGACGAGGCGATCCAGAGCATTCTCGACGTCATGTATGCGAAAAGGCCCTATACGACGATCACGCGCGCCGTGCACATTCACCCGACAGTGTCGGAACTGATACCGACGGTGTTCGGAGATTTGTCGCCTGCGTAG
- a CDS encoding dimethylarginine dimethylaminohydrolase family protein, whose amino-acid sequence MPQPRPAYEFNSIIVRTPSQSVVNGLRADDRGNPTFEGVKAEHDAYIGAMREAGVKVTVLPALEAFPDSIFVEDPALVFTEGAIVLRPGAATRVKETAEIEPTLREMFETVLGLPGAGYADGGDVLTTRESVMIGLSARTDKAGAEALQDCLERLGRKSEIVATPEGVLHFKTDCSLLDDETVLSTNRLARSGVFRKFKQVIIPEGEEAAANALRVNDVVMVGSDFPRTIEMLDKAGFRVVPLKTTEIGKIDAGLSCMSLRWFRDAP is encoded by the coding sequence ATGCCGCAGCCACGCCCCGCCTACGAATTCAACTCCATTATTGTCCGCACGCCGTCGCAGTCCGTCGTCAACGGCCTGCGCGCTGACGATCGCGGCAACCCGACCTTTGAGGGCGTGAAGGCCGAGCATGACGCCTACATCGGCGCCATGCGCGAAGCTGGCGTCAAGGTGACCGTTCTGCCGGCACTCGAAGCCTTTCCGGACTCGATCTTCGTCGAGGACCCGGCGCTGGTCTTCACCGAAGGCGCGATCGTTCTGCGTCCGGGCGCGGCGACCCGCGTCAAGGAGACCGCGGAAATCGAGCCGACGCTGCGAGAAATGTTCGAGACAGTTCTCGGCCTGCCGGGTGCCGGCTATGCCGATGGAGGCGACGTGCTGACAACGCGCGAAAGCGTGATGATCGGTCTCTCTGCGCGCACAGACAAGGCGGGCGCCGAAGCGCTTCAGGACTGCCTCGAAAGGCTCGGCCGCAAGAGCGAGATCGTCGCGACGCCTGAAGGGGTCTTGCATTTCAAGACCGATTGCTCGCTGCTCGACGACGAAACCGTGCTCTCCACCAACCGCCTGGCGCGCTCGGGTGTCTTCAGGAAATTCAAGCAGGTGATCATTCCGGAGGGCGAGGAGGCGGCCGCCAATGCGCTCCGCGTCAATGACGTCGTCATGGTCGGCTCCGACTTCCCGCGCACGATCGAGATGCTCGACAAGGCGGGCTTCAGGGTCGTACCGCTGAAGACGACGGAAATCGGCAAGATCGATGCAGGGCTCTCGTGCATGTCGCTGAGGTGGTTTCGGGACGCGCCATAA
- a CDS encoding ABC transporter permease, with amino-acid sequence MRDGAAVANDSTTTVAEPARRRGAIGSGHRRLIAPAGFLVTLAVTFLGLLAITFFIGRIVPIDPVLAVVGDRAPAAVYERVRVEMGLDRPLTTQFVSYVGDVLTGNFGTSVSTGRPVLEDLARVFPATLEMATLGIVIGVLLGVPLGVIAASRRGSWLDQAIRVVGLLGYSVPAFWLGLVGLAVFYARLNWVGGPGRVEIFLDGIVQPVTGLLLIDSIIAGDWEVFGNAVWHLILPASCLGFFSLAYIARMTRSFMLDQLSQEYVTTARVKGVPERLVIWRHAFRPIRVPLITVIGLSYAGLLEGSVMIETIFSWPGIGNYLTVALLNADMSAVLGSTLVVGAVFIGINKISDVLYRVLDPRAR; translated from the coding sequence ATGAGGGATGGAGCCGCCGTGGCAAATGACAGCACGACCACCGTCGCCGAACCGGCACGCCGCCGTGGGGCGATCGGCTCGGGCCACCGTCGGCTCATCGCACCTGCCGGCTTTCTCGTCACGCTGGCCGTAACGTTCCTCGGACTTCTCGCGATCACGTTCTTCATCGGCCGGATCGTGCCGATCGATCCGGTGCTCGCGGTCGTCGGCGACCGCGCCCCCGCCGCGGTATATGAGCGCGTGCGCGTGGAAATGGGGCTCGATCGCCCCTTGACGACACAGTTCGTAAGCTATGTCGGCGACGTGCTGACCGGCAATTTCGGCACGTCGGTTTCCACCGGCAGGCCGGTTCTCGAGGATCTTGCCCGCGTCTTCCCGGCAACGCTCGAGATGGCAACGCTCGGCATCGTCATCGGCGTCCTGCTCGGCGTCCCCCTCGGCGTCATTGCCGCAAGCCGGCGCGGCTCATGGCTCGACCAGGCAATCCGCGTCGTCGGCCTGCTCGGCTATTCCGTTCCGGCCTTTTGGCTTGGCCTTGTCGGGCTCGCGGTGTTCTATGCCCGGCTCAACTGGGTGGGAGGTCCCGGTCGCGTCGAGATCTTCCTCGATGGCATCGTGCAGCCGGTGACCGGCCTCCTGCTGATCGACAGCATCATCGCCGGCGATTGGGAGGTCTTCGGCAACGCCGTCTGGCATCTGATATTGCCGGCCTCCTGCCTCGGCTTTTTCTCGTTGGCCTATATCGCCCGCATGACGCGCTCGTTCATGCTCGACCAGTTGAGCCAGGAATATGTCACCACCGCCCGGGTCAAGGGTGTTCCGGAGCGGCTGGTCATCTGGCGCCACGCGTTCCGGCCGATCCGCGTGCCGCTGATCACCGTCATCGGACTTTCCTATGCCGGCCTGCTCGAAGGCTCGGTGATGATCGAGACCATCTTCTCCTGGCCAGGCATCGGCAACTATCTCACGGTGGCGCTGCTCAACGCGGACATGTCGGCGGTGCTCGGCTCGACCCTCGTGGTCGGCGCGGTCTTCATCGGCATCAACAAGATTTCGGACGTGCTCTATCGCGTGCTCGATCCGCGTGCGCGCTAG
- a CDS encoding ABC transporter substrate-binding protein, with the protein MKIFKAAVFAASLALSVSPAAFAETPADVLVVAQNIDDIVSIDPAEAYEFSSGEYVTQTYDRLVQYDAPDVQKLAPGLASEWTADDASKTITFTLRDGVTFSSGNPLRAEDIVYSFKRVVALNKAPAFILTQLGWTPENIDKMVTADGNKVVVKYEGDFSSAFVLNVLAARPASVVDAETVKANEQNGDFGNAWLKANSAGTGPFVLRAFRAGELLNLQSNPNYFGGAPAIKGVIIRHVAEAATQQLLLETGDVDMAKNLTPDQVAGITGKENMKVESYPQAAVHFLSFNQKTTALQPEAVWEAARYLVDYKGMTESFLKGQMEVHQAFWPKGFPGSLDETPYGYDVEKAKKILADAGIKTPIKVTLDVINSTPFTDMAQSLQASFAEAGINFEIIPGTGSQVITKYRARTHEAMLLYWGPDFMDPDSNAAAFAFNEDNSDDHYQSTTTWRNGWAAPAELNAATKAAKAEADPAKRNAMYVDLQKKVQEKSPIVIMFQAATQVAMNNNVAGYVNGATSDFVFYRLVKKN; encoded by the coding sequence ATGAAAATCTTCAAGGCCGCGGTGTTCGCGGCATCACTGGCGCTCAGCGTCTCGCCGGCAGCATTCGCCGAAACGCCGGCGGATGTCCTGGTTGTCGCCCAGAACATCGACGACATCGTCAGCATCGATCCGGCCGAGGCTTACGAGTTCTCGTCGGGCGAATATGTCACGCAAACCTATGACCGTCTGGTGCAGTATGACGCTCCCGACGTTCAGAAACTCGCGCCCGGCCTCGCCAGCGAGTGGACAGCGGATGATGCCTCCAAGACGATCACCTTCACCTTGCGTGACGGCGTGACCTTTTCGTCCGGCAATCCGCTGCGCGCGGAAGACATCGTCTACTCGTTCAAGCGCGTCGTGGCGCTGAACAAGGCGCCGGCCTTCATCCTGACGCAGCTCGGCTGGACGCCGGAAAACATCGACAAGATGGTGACCGCCGACGGCAACAAGGTCGTCGTCAAGTACGAGGGTGACTTCTCGTCCGCCTTCGTGCTCAACGTTCTCGCCGCCCGCCCGGCATCGGTCGTCGATGCCGAGACGGTCAAGGCGAACGAGCAGAACGGCGACTTCGGCAATGCCTGGCTCAAGGCCAACTCGGCCGGAACCGGGCCCTTCGTGCTGCGCGCCTTCCGCGCCGGCGAACTCCTGAACCTCCAGAGCAATCCGAACTATTTCGGCGGCGCTCCGGCGATCAAGGGCGTGATCATCCGGCATGTGGCGGAAGCGGCGACCCAGCAGCTTCTGCTGGAGACCGGTGACGTCGACATGGCGAAGAACCTGACGCCCGACCAGGTCGCCGGCATCACCGGCAAGGAAAACATGAAGGTCGAGTCCTATCCGCAGGCGGCCGTTCACTTCCTCTCCTTCAACCAGAAGACCACCGCCCTGCAGCCGGAAGCCGTTTGGGAGGCCGCGCGCTATCTCGTCGACTACAAGGGCATGACCGAGAGCTTCCTCAAGGGACAGATGGAAGTGCACCAGGCCTTCTGGCCGAAAGGCTTCCCCGGCTCGCTCGACGAGACGCCCTATGGCTATGATGTCGAGAAGGCGAAGAAAATTCTTGCCGACGCCGGCATCAAGACGCCGATCAAGGTGACGCTCGATGTCATCAACTCGACGCCCTTCACCGACATGGCGCAGTCGTTGCAGGCATCGTTCGCTGAAGCCGGCATCAATTTCGAAATCATTCCGGGGACCGGGAGCCAGGTGATCACCAAGTACCGGGCCCGCACCCATGAAGCGATGCTGCTCTATTGGGGTCCCGATTTCATGGATCCGGATTCCAATGCCGCAGCCTTCGCCTTCAACGAGGACAACTCCGACGATCACTACCAGTCGACGACGACCTGGCGGAATGGCTGGGCCGCGCCGGCCGAGCTCAACGCGGCCACCAAGGCAGCGAAAGCCGAGGCGGATCCCGCCAAGCGGAACGCGATGTATGTCGACCTGCAGAAGAAGGTGCAGGAGAAGTCGCCGATCGTGATCATGTTCCAGGCGGCGACGCAGGTGGCGATGAACAACAATGTCGCCGGCTACGTCAACGGCGCCACGTCCGACTTCGTTTTCTATCGCCTGGTGAAGAAGAACTGA
- a CDS encoding GAF domain-containing protein produces MNTEHIAALADFDATIANDAGTEAAYRALQTLSRKLIGAKLFTIMTVDMANELARRAYTSHPDEYPVSGTKPIHYDRWFDTVHKARETFVANTIADISTVFGDYETIAALGCGSVVNIPVVVGGELLGTVNCLDVEHHYTPERVALSKLLEMPAKLAFLAAARNTAK; encoded by the coding sequence ATGAATACCGAGCATATCGCCGCCCTGGCGGATTTCGACGCGACCATTGCCAACGACGCCGGCACGGAGGCGGCCTATCGCGCTCTGCAGACGCTCAGCCGAAAGCTGATCGGCGCCAAGCTGTTCACGATCATGACGGTGGACATGGCGAACGAGCTGGCGCGCCGCGCCTATACTTCGCATCCCGACGAATACCCGGTCTCCGGCACCAAGCCGATCCATTACGATCGCTGGTTCGACACGGTCCACAAGGCGCGCGAAACCTTCGTCGCCAATACGATTGCCGACATTTCGACCGTCTTCGGCGACTACGAGACGATCGCCGCGCTTGGCTGCGGATCGGTCGTGAACATTCCCGTTGTCGTCGGCGGCGAACTGCTCGGCACCGTCAACTGCCTGGACGTCGAGCATCACTACACGCCGGAGAGAGTCGCGCTTTCAAAGCTCCTCGAGATGCCGGCGAAGCTCGCATTCCTCGCAGCTGCGCGGAACACGGCAAAATAA